The Bacteroidales bacterium genomic sequence AATCAGGGGTTGGTTTATCATCCGAAACACAAAAAGCAGCAAAACGAAAAATCCGATCCTCAGAACATCCCCGGTGCGTAGCTTTGGCTTGTTCATATCAGGGAACTCTCCGGAAAATCCCCTGGAAAGCATCGAATTATAGACTGTCTGAGAACGATCCAGGCTTCTGATGAAGATCATTGCAGCCTGGTTGCCATAAACCCGGAAACGGTTTATCCTTATTTTTCCGGGTGTCCTGCTGTCTCTTGCCCTGGTAGTTCTCAGCAGCTCATCATGAAGTATGAACACATACCTGTACATAAGTGCGGATATGACTCCAAGCAAACGTGGCATGCCAAGCATTCTTAGTCCTGCCAGAAGGCGGTGAAACCGGCCGGTTGAGGTAAGTAATATCAGCAGCAAAAGGGCAAAAAAGGCCTTCAGGAAAATGGTCAGTCCGGTCCTGACCCCTTCTGTTAAAAGTTGTCCCGTCTCCAGCGCATCTGTCCCTGTTAATGAAAGCGGATAGGATACTGCCGCAATGATAATGAATGGTGACACTACAAGGCACCGTTTAAGTATGTACCCCGGTGGTATTTTGCTTATTGCCGCCACCCAAAAAATGATGACTCCGTAAAATGCAAAGGGCAAAAGGTTTCCGTGCGGCTCGGACACAATAATCACTATCGCGGAAAAAGCCGCAATTAGC encodes the following:
- the cbiQ gene encoding cobalt ECF transporter T component CbiQ, coding for MKHSFIDKYSDLDSPVHRIDSRARLIAAFSAIVIIVSEPHGNLLPFAFYGVIIFWVAAISKIPPGYILKRCLVVSPFIIIAAVSYPLSLTGTDALETGQLLTEGVRTGLTIFLKAFFALLLLILLTSTGRFHRLLAGLRMLGMPRLLGVISALMYRYVFILHDELLRTTRARDSRTPGKIRINRFRVYGNQAAMIFIRSLDRSQTVYNSMLSRGFSGEFPDMNKPKLRTGDVLRIGFFVLLLFVFRMINQPLIDHFLN